A region from the Clostridia bacterium genome encodes:
- the ndk gene encoding nucleoside-diphosphate kinase: MERTLVLVKPDGVQRGLVGEVISRLERRGYRLAAMKLLAISRSQAEKHYAEHRGKDFFEDLVEYITSGPVVAMVVEGANAVAGVRQMMGATDPQKSAPGTIRGDLGLDISRNVVHGSDSLASAEREINLYFDASEICQYTRDVEKWIYS; encoded by the coding sequence ATGGAACGTACTCTAGTCCTAGTCAAGCCAGACGGGGTCCAACGGGGCCTGGTGGGAGAAGTAATCTCCCGGTTGGAGCGGCGCGGCTACCGTTTGGCGGCCATGAAGTTACTAGCCATCAGCCGCAGCCAGGCGGAAAAACACTATGCCGAACACCGGGGCAAAGATTTCTTTGAAGACCTGGTCGAATACATAACCTCAGGTCCGGTAGTGGCCATGGTGGTAGAGGGCGCTAACGCGGTGGCTGGGGTTCGACAAATGATGGGGGCCACCGATCCGCAGAAATCAGCTCCGGGCACCATCCGCGGTGACCTGGGCCTCGACATCAGCCGCAATGTGGTCCATGGGTCGGATTCTCTGGCCAGCGCTGAGCGCGAGATTAACCTTTACTTCGATGCCAGTGAGATTTGCCAATATACCCGGGATGTAGAGAAGTGGATTTACAGCTAA
- a CDS encoding ATP-dependent metallopeptidase FtsH/Yme1/Tma family protein yields the protein MPRLMRNLTIYLLLVLIAVSLVHMTSQAPAQVSELNYTQFREAVEQKQVKEVVMTSQSGIWKIQGTFQDGKTFSLNAPQDPGLGDYLAQHNVQVETKPTPETPWWTNMLGTIFPILLLVGLFFFMMQQTQGGGSRVMQFGKSRARLHTEDKKRVTFADVAGVDEAKEELEEVVEFLKNPRKFNEIGARIPKGVLLFGPPGTGKTLLARAVAGEAGVPFFSISGSDFVEMFVGVGAARVRDLFEQAKKNAPCIVFVDEIDAVGRQRGAGLGGGHDEREQTLNQLLVEMDGFSANEGIIIMAATNRPDILDPALLRPGRFDRQIVVDIPDVTGRREILKVHARGKPFDNDVDLDILARRTPGFTGADLANLINEGALLAARRGKKRIGMRELEDSIERVIAGPEKKSRVISDFEKKLVAYHEAGHALLGHYLPHTDPLHKVSIIPRGRAGGYTLLLPKEDRRYMTRSQILDQVTMLLGGRVAEELVLKEVSTGAQNDLERATELVRKLITEYGMSEELGPMTFGYRQEAVFLGRDLARDRNYSEAVAYSIDKEARRIMDECYSRAQKVLEENMAKLHLVARTLMQKETLEAEEFEALLQAVDAGRDPESVLEEVVKRTELPVAAASEEKAAEPVRAPEREKERKEPSPAPVLPTIKMNFWSNNSQWLLMLM from the coding sequence ATGCCGCGTCTTATGAGGAATCTTACCATATACCTGCTTTTGGTACTCATAGCCGTTTCTTTGGTCCATATGACTTCCCAAGCCCCAGCCCAAGTGTCAGAACTCAATTACACCCAGTTCCGGGAGGCAGTGGAGCAGAAGCAGGTTAAAGAGGTAGTCATGACCAGCCAGTCGGGTATATGGAAGATCCAGGGCACGTTCCAAGACGGCAAGACTTTTTCCCTTAACGCGCCTCAGGATCCCGGGTTAGGTGATTACCTGGCCCAGCATAATGTGCAGGTGGAAACTAAGCCAACTCCAGAGACTCCATGGTGGACCAATATGCTGGGGACAATCTTCCCCATTCTCCTTTTGGTGGGCCTGTTTTTCTTCATGATGCAGCAGACCCAGGGCGGCGGCAGCAGGGTTATGCAGTTTGGGAAAAGCCGGGCTCGGCTGCATACGGAGGATAAGAAGCGAGTAACCTTTGCCGATGTGGCTGGGGTGGATGAGGCTAAAGAGGAACTGGAGGAGGTAGTTGAATTCCTCAAGAATCCCCGCAAGTTCAACGAGATTGGCGCTCGAATTCCCAAAGGGGTGTTGCTGTTCGGACCGCCAGGTACCGGCAAGACCCTTCTGGCTCGGGCAGTGGCGGGAGAAGCTGGCGTGCCTTTCTTTAGCATCAGCGGCTCCGACTTTGTGGAGATGTTCGTGGGCGTGGGGGCAGCGCGGGTACGCGACCTGTTCGAGCAGGCCAAGAAAAATGCTCCCTGCATCGTATTTGTGGACGAAATTGATGCCGTAGGCCGGCAGCGGGGCGCTGGTTTAGGCGGTGGCCATGATGAGAGGGAGCAAACCTTAAACCAGCTGCTAGTAGAGATGGACGGGTTTAGTGCCAACGAGGGCATTATTATTATGGCGGCCACCAACCGGCCGGACATATTGGACCCGGCCCTGTTGCGTCCGGGGAGATTTGACCGCCAAATTGTGGTTGATATCCCGGATGTCACTGGCCGGAGGGAGATCCTCAAGGTGCATGCTCGGGGCAAGCCCTTCGACAATGATGTCGACTTGGATATATTGGCCCGGAGGACCCCTGGTTTCACCGGGGCGGATCTAGCCAATCTGATCAACGAGGGTGCTCTGCTGGCGGCGCGGCGGGGCAAGAAGCGGATTGGCATGCGTGAGCTAGAGGACTCTATCGAGCGAGTCATTGCCGGTCCGGAGAAGAAATCGCGGGTGATCAGCGATTTTGAAAAGAAGTTGGTAGCTTATCATGAGGCTGGACACGCTCTCTTGGGCCATTATCTGCCCCATACCGACCCGCTCCATAAGGTTTCTATTATACCGCGGGGCAGGGCGGGCGGTTACACGCTGCTTTTGCCCAAGGAAGATCGGCGCTATATGACTCGATCGCAGATCCTTGATCAAGTTACTATGCTTCTCGGCGGCCGGGTGGCGGAGGAGCTAGTGTTGAAGGAAGTCAGCACTGGAGCCCAAAACGACCTAGAGAGGGCCACCGAGCTGGTGCGCAAGTTGATTACCGAATACGGCATGTCCGAGGAATTGGGACCGATGACCTTTGGCTATCGGCAGGAAGCAGTGTTTTTGGGCCGGGACTTGGCTCGAGACCGCAATTACAGCGAAGCCGTAGCTTACAGCATCGATAAAGAAGCGCGGCGGATCATGGATGAGTGTTACAGCCGAGCCCAAAAGGTCCTGGAGGAGAACATGGCCAAGCTGCATTTGGTGGCGCGGACCTTGATGCAGAAGGAAACCCTTGAGGCGGAAGAGTTTGAGGCCCTTCTGCAGGCGGTCGATGCTGGTCGGGATCCGGAGTCGGTGCTGGAGGAAGTGGTGAAAAGAACCGAGCTGCCGGTGGCTGCCGCCAGCGAGGAGAAGGCGGCCGAGCCGGTTCGGGCCCCGGAAAGGGAGAAGGAGAGGAAAGAACCTAGTCCGGCTCCGGTACTTCCTACGATTAAGATGAATTTCTGGAGCAACAATAGTCAGTGGCTGTTGATGTTGATGTAG
- the tilS gene encoding tRNA lysidine(34) synthetase TilS, whose product MPETLVNKVRLTIKRYQLLAPGETVLVGVSGGADSVCLLHVLYQLSQVWAIKVVAAHLNHLIRGQEAERDQQLVLELGQKLGIPVQVGRVDVPRLRAESGVSLEEAARQARYQFLEATAAKVQAAKIAVAHHANDQAETVLMHLIRGGGTEGLRGMAPRRGRIIRPLLEVTRPEIEQYCREHGLPFIQDSTNFDVAYLRNRIRWQLLPWLAQNFNPAIVPALNRTATILAAEDDWMEEQAEAALSKLGELPVNRRQLALLPEALERRVIRRLYARQASWERGHKPSLDFEHVEMVRYLIRQDESGTIKLPGKMEARTSGDRLYIRAEKDDEQVEEISPPQKIFHFLGLKGRTNVPELGIMVAVDIFQRQAPAPVEKEIVSAPPERAYVDLDLVELPLWVRTWEPGDWMCPLGMGGRRKKVQDLFVDAKIPSEKRLQIPIIASAQGIIWVGGVRLDDRWKVTPDTSRVLQLELLKCDNLQAREAGGPTEGNNG is encoded by the coding sequence AGGTGCGCTTAACCATCAAGCGTTACCAGTTGCTCGCCCCGGGCGAAACGGTTCTAGTGGGAGTTTCGGGGGGAGCGGATTCAGTATGCCTGCTTCACGTTTTGTACCAGCTTTCTCAAGTGTGGGCCATCAAGGTGGTGGCCGCCCACCTCAATCACCTTATCCGAGGCCAAGAAGCTGAGCGGGATCAACAGCTGGTCTTAGAGTTGGGGCAAAAGTTGGGTATCCCCGTCCAGGTGGGACGGGTCGATGTTCCCCGGCTTCGAGCTGAAAGCGGCGTCTCCTTGGAGGAGGCTGCCCGCCAGGCTCGCTATCAGTTCTTAGAGGCTACGGCTGCCAAAGTTCAGGCTGCCAAGATTGCGGTGGCTCATCACGCCAATGATCAGGCCGAGACAGTGCTAATGCACCTGATTCGCGGAGGCGGGACCGAGGGCTTGCGGGGCATGGCCCCTCGCCGAGGCCGAATCATCCGGCCTCTGCTGGAGGTTACTCGCCCAGAAATTGAGCAATACTGTCGGGAGCACGGGTTGCCGTTTATTCAAGACAGTACCAATTTCGACGTTGCCTACCTGCGCAACCGCATTCGTTGGCAACTGCTTCCTTGGTTGGCCCAAAACTTTAACCCCGCCATCGTCCCGGCTTTAAACCGCACTGCCACCATCTTGGCTGCTGAAGATGATTGGATGGAAGAGCAGGCGGAAGCAGCTCTTTCGAAGCTGGGAGAACTGCCGGTCAACCGCAGGCAGTTGGCCCTGCTGCCGGAAGCCCTGGAGCGCCGGGTCATTCGGCGGCTCTATGCCCGCCAGGCTTCCTGGGAAAGGGGACATAAGCCCAGCTTAGATTTTGAGCATGTGGAAATGGTGCGATACCTAATCCGCCAAGACGAATCTGGTACCATCAAGTTGCCAGGAAAAATGGAAGCTAGAACCTCAGGCGATCGGCTTTACATAAGAGCGGAAAAGGATGATGAGCAAGTCGAAGAAATATCCCCGCCCCAAAAAATTTTTCATTTTTTGGGGCTTAAGGGTCGAACTAATGTCCCTGAGCTTGGTATAATGGTGGCGGTGGACATATTTCAGCGCCAGGCTCCTGCGCCGGTGGAAAAGGAAATCGTTTCGGCGCCACCCGAGCGGGCCTATGTGGATTTAGATTTGGTGGAACTCCCGCTTTGGGTTCGCACCTGGGAGCCGGGGGACTGGATGTGTCCGCTGGGGATGGGAGGACGAAGGAAGAAGGTTCAGGATTTATTCGTGGACGCTAAAATCCCTTCCGAAAAGCGACTACAGATCCCCATAATTGCATCGGCCCAAGGCATCATCTGGGTGGGCGGGGTGCGCCTGGACGACCGGTGGAAAGTAACCCCTGATACTAGTCGCGTACTTCAGCTAGAGCTACTTAAATGTGATAACCTCCAAGCAAGGGAAGCAGGTGGCCCCACCGAGGGGAATAACGGATAG